The proteins below come from a single Pandoraea apista genomic window:
- a CDS encoding MFS transporter — protein sequence MKLFKATRVVLVMLCVMYFITYLDRVNVSTAAAGFGKEFNLNKTEIGLVFSAFAYPYLVFQIIGGWVSDRFGAKRTLLVCGALWAVATILTGMAGGLVTLLLARLLLGLGEGATFPAATSAMSRWIPKEKRGFAQGITHAASRIGNAVAPAVVVFIMATHGWRESFYLCGIVSLVWVVLWGFTFTERPQDHPRITTEELAVLPALKAKSASVPWGPLFKRMMPVTIVYFCYGWTLWLFLSWIPQYFLHSYDLDLKKSALFASSVFFAGVVGDTLGGIVTDKLYERTGSLKRARSWMVSVCMLLTLISLVPMMFTHHLYVSMACLAFGFFFAEMTIGPMWAIPMDVAPEYSGTASGMMNTGSALAAILSPVISGYLIDRTGNWELPFVGSMILMAVGVVLAFRMQPESKFSMAGDAAKPSNARQPA from the coding sequence ATGAAGCTTTTCAAAGCGACACGGGTCGTGCTGGTGATGCTATGCGTCATGTATTTCATCACCTACCTCGATCGTGTCAACGTCAGTACGGCTGCGGCCGGCTTCGGCAAGGAATTCAATCTCAACAAGACCGAAATCGGTCTCGTCTTCTCCGCTTTTGCTTATCCCTACCTTGTTTTCCAAATCATCGGCGGCTGGGTGAGCGATCGCTTTGGTGCGAAGCGTACGCTGCTCGTATGCGGCGCATTGTGGGCCGTTGCGACCATTCTCACCGGTATGGCGGGGGGGCTCGTTACGCTGTTGTTGGCGCGTTTGCTGCTCGGTCTCGGTGAAGGGGCTACGTTCCCGGCCGCCACGTCGGCCATGTCGCGCTGGATTCCGAAAGAGAAGCGCGGTTTCGCTCAGGGGATTACGCACGCGGCGTCGCGCATCGGCAATGCCGTGGCGCCGGCCGTGGTGGTATTCATCATGGCAACGCACGGCTGGCGCGAGTCCTTTTATCTGTGCGGTATCGTGAGTCTCGTTTGGGTGGTGCTGTGGGGCTTCACGTTCACGGAACGTCCGCAAGATCATCCGCGCATTACGACAGAAGAACTCGCGGTGCTGCCCGCCCTGAAGGCCAAGAGTGCATCGGTGCCGTGGGGGCCGCTGTTCAAGCGCATGATGCCGGTCACGATCGTGTACTTCTGCTACGGCTGGACGTTGTGGCTGTTCCTGTCGTGGATTCCGCAGTACTTCCTGCACAGCTATGACCTCGATCTGAAGAAGTCTGCGTTGTTCGCGTCGAGCGTGTTCTTCGCCGGTGTGGTGGGCGATACGCTCGGCGGGATCGTCACCGATAAGCTGTACGAGCGCACGGGCAGTCTGAAGCGCGCACGTAGCTGGATGGTGTCCGTGTGCATGCTGCTTACGCTGATTTCGCTAGTGCCGATGATGTTCACGCACCATCTGTACGTGTCGATGGCCTGTCTGGCGTTCGGCTTCTTCTTCGCCGAAATGACGATCGGCCCGATGTGGGCGATCCCGATGGACGTGGCGCCGGAATATTCGGGCACGGCCAGCGGCATGATGAATACCGGCTCGGCGCTGGCGGCGATTCTCTCGCCGGTAATTTCGGGCTACCTCATCGATCGCACGGGCAACTGGGAACTGCCGTTCGTCGGCAGCATGATCCTGATGGCTGTCGGTGTGGTGCTGGCCTTCCGCATGCAACCCGAGAGCAAGTTCTCGATGGCCGGCGATGCCGCCAAACCGAGCAACGCCCGTCAGCCTGCCTGA